In Solanum lycopersicum chromosome 5, SLM_r2.1, the following are encoded in one genomic region:
- the LOC101256286 gene encoding large ribosomal subunit protein uL29, giving the protein MARIKVHELRNKSKPDLLTQLKDLKAELALLRVAKVTGGAPNKLSKIKVVRLSIAQVLTVISQKQKAALREVYKNKKYLPLDLRPKKTRAIRKRLTKHQASLKTEREKKKEMYFPLRKYAIKV; this is encoded by the exons CCAGAATCAAGGTTCATGAACTGAGGAACAAGTCGAAGCCTGATCTATTGACTCAGTTGAAGGATTTGAAGGCAGAGCTTGCTCTTCTTCGTGTTGCGAAGGTCACTGGTGGTGCTCCTAACAAGCTCTCCAAAAT CAAGGTGGTAAGGTTGTCTATTGCCCAGGTTCTGACTGTTATTTCACAGAAGCAAAAGGCTGCTCTTAGGGAAGTTTACAAGAACAAGAAATACCTGCCTCTTGACCTGCGCCCAAAGAAAACTAGGGCCATCCGCAAGCGTTTGACCAAGCACCAG GCTTCCTTGAAGACggagagagagaagaagaaggagatgTACTTCCCTTTGAGAAAGTATGCTATCAAAGTGTAG